Proteins co-encoded in one Macrobrachium nipponense isolate FS-2020 chromosome 24, ASM1510439v2, whole genome shotgun sequence genomic window:
- the LOC135203107 gene encoding piggyBac transposable element-derived protein 3-like: protein LRSHIVFQSNLYSKQRDVVSNFNLSESEFMVFLGLLMYMELMPLPSIVDYWAIKTRVPQVAEYMSRNRFKVIRSNLHFSDNEQAAGSKDRFLKVCSLFTKVTREFLNFAETPMQSIDEVMVAYKGTTAGNLRQYVAKKPDKWGFKLICCVDGFIHDILMYQGATTFQSHPTSLSEEEEKLPVTNKFVIALVKTLKDPENSTVYANNYFTSIALVEYLRSQYSSWYVGTARDNRVGYPPLQSGKDMTNTSVPRGTLDYVSSDGILVARWKDNSIVTILSTDVGVEPICKVERYDKEAKKKVPVQCPNVINKYNSHMGGIDKNDMLVHLYKTPFKAKWYYMRQFAYILDLIICNAWILYKGDCLALQCKPMPLKEFRLEICFWLVSFKTPISKVTRASLGTRHVPKPKRGQRAIMPSIRVPPGCHLSAYAKACGRKANM, encoded by the coding sequence CTTAGGTCCCACATCGTCTTTCAGAGTAACCTGTACTCAAAGCAGAGGGATGTGGTCAGTAACTTCAACCTCTCCGAATCCGAGTTCATGGTTTTCCTGGGTCTCCTCATGTACATGGAACTTATGCCTTTGCCCAGCATAGTGGACTACTGGGCTATCAAGACGAGGGTGCCTCAAGTTGCTGAGTATATGTCCAGGAACCGTTTCAAGGTAATCCGATCAAACCTCCACTTCAGTGACAACGAACAGGCAGCAGGATCAAAAGACCGGTTCTTGAAGGTGTGTTCCCTCTTCACTAAGGTTACCAGGGAGTTCTTGAATTTTGCAGAGACTCCTATGCAATCCATAGATGAGGTTATGGTTGCATACAAGGGCACCACGGCAGGTAACCTTCGTCAATATGTAGCCAAGAAACCGGACAAGTGGGGCTTCAAACTCATCTGCTGTGTGGATGGATTTATCCATGACATTCTCATGTACCAGGGGGCCACTACGTTTCAGAGCCACCCCACATCACTGTCTGAAGAGGAGGAGAAGTTGCCAGTCACTAACAAGTTTGTTATTGCCTTGGTCAAGACCCTCAAGGACCCAGAGAATTCCACTGTGTATGCCAACAACTACTTCACAAGTATAGCGTTGGTTGAGTACTTGAGGTCACAGTATAGTTCCTGGTATGTGGGCACTGCCAGGGACAACAGAGTTGGCTATCCACCCCTCCAGTCTGGCAAGGACATGACCAACACCTCGGTACCCAGGGGCACACTTGACTACGTCTCTTCTGATGGCATCCTTGTCGCCAGGTGGAAGGACAACAGCATTGTCACAATCTTATCCACTGATGTTGGTGTGGAGCCTATTTGTAAAGTGGAGAGGTATGACAAGGAAGCGAAGAAGAAGGTTCCTGTGCAATGTCCAAATGTTATCAACAAGTACAACAGTCACATGGGTGGCATTGACAAGAACGACATGTTGGTCCACCTCTACAAGACCCCATTCAAAGCAAAGTGGTACTACATGAGGCAGTTTGCTTACATACTGGACTTGATTATCTGCAATGCCTGGATCCTTTACAAGGGAGACTGTTTGGCATTGCAGTGCAAGCCTATGCCCCTCAAGGAGTTCCGCCTTGAAATCTGTTTTTGGCTGGTCAGCTTCAAGACCCCCATCAGCAAGGTAACCAGGGCTTCCCTTGGAACAAGACATGTGCCTAAACCTAAGCGGGGCCAACGTGCAATCATGCCTTCCATTAGAGTCCCACCAGGATGCCACCTCTCTGCATATGCCAAAGCATGTGGACGAAAGGCAAACATGTAA